A single genomic interval of Psychroserpens sp. NJDZ02 harbors:
- a CDS encoding M1 family metallopeptidase: MKINYSFFLLFLFGSISALSQNSIDINALFDTDKHSIAITQNIRYQNKSNTPLDTIYLNDWSHSYSSKTTPLAERFADEFKATFLFAANEDRGFTVVTSIQDSNQDVFYQRLKAHPDVLKVALSTPLAPNESYDLTLNYIVKIPNNKFTRYGVTGNDEYNLRFWYITPAVFDGTWHYYSNKDLEDLFVEPANIDLKITYPSNYTPISDLDLIEHKTIDSLTSTQFKGENRISTKFSLVKTNDYNTVETDFFNIQSNIDDEDLDPTKVAILSDKIAQFITTNLGDYPHKKILLTWIDYKKDPIYGLNLLPDFIRPFEDTFQYELKLLKTTLKVYLENTLLINPREEQWLLDGIQIYYLRKYVEDFYPDQKILGKLADVWGVRAFHASDLKFNDQYPFLYMHMARTNIDQPIGMAKDSLLKFNKNISNKYKAAIGLNYLNDFVGDNIVDQTLSDFIKQTKLKRTTPKDFKSLITSKTDKDLNWFFDDYVATNKKIDFKIKRVKKTEDSITITLKNIRNNAMPISLFTLENDSITSKQWINGFNGTKKVTIANTNVDQLALNYDYTIPEFNQRNNYKKLDGFFSTNKPLQFRFFKDIEDPNYNQVFFMPEFEYNFYDGLSPGIKLYNKTLLSKRLLYQISPKFGFKSKQVVGSASLIYNARPEGSDNYRTKYGLSGNYYNYAPNLAYTSFKPFIDFNFRDHKNLRDNKRKYLSFRYVNINREIDPTGEFETTGEPKYSVFNAKFGVIDNNLKEHASVFTDLQLAKDFGKVSATLKFRNLNKNNKQFNVRVFSGLFLYNNSYQDSDFFSFALDRPTDYLFDYNYLGRSEQTGLLSQQLIIADGGFKSKLTHPFANQWMTTVNTSATLWRYIMLYGDAGVIKNKTFSPEFVYDSGIRLNLVEDYFELYFPLYSNLGWEIGQPNYDEKIRFIVTLSPKTLLGLFTRRWY, from the coding sequence TTGAAAATAAACTATTCTTTTTTTTTATTATTCTTATTTGGTAGTATTTCGGCTTTAAGCCAAAATAGTATTGATATTAACGCGCTTTTTGACACTGACAAACATAGTATTGCAATCACCCAAAATATACGATACCAAAATAAAAGCAACACCCCTTTAGATACTATTTACCTAAATGACTGGAGCCATAGTTACTCTTCTAAAACAACACCACTAGCAGAACGCTTTGCAGACGAATTTAAAGCCACTTTTCTATTTGCTGCTAATGAAGATAGAGGATTTACAGTCGTTACTAGTATACAAGACTCTAATCAAGACGTATTTTATCAACGCTTAAAAGCCCATCCCGACGTCTTAAAAGTGGCTTTAAGCACACCACTTGCTCCAAATGAGTCTTATGATTTAACTTTAAACTATATTGTTAAAATTCCGAATAATAAATTTACAAGATATGGTGTCACCGGTAATGATGAGTATAATTTACGCTTTTGGTACATTACACCCGCTGTGTTTGATGGCACATGGCACTATTACAGCAATAAAGATTTAGAGGATCTCTTTGTCGAACCAGCCAATATTGACTTAAAAATAACTTACCCTAGTAATTACACCCCGATATCCGATTTAGATTTAATTGAACATAAAACAATTGACAGTCTCACTTCAACTCAATTTAAAGGTGAAAATCGAATAAGTACCAAGTTCTCATTAGTTAAAACAAACGACTACAATACAGTTGAAACAGACTTTTTTAATATCCAATCTAATATAGATGATGAAGATCTGGATCCAACCAAAGTGGCCATATTATCAGACAAAATTGCACAGTTTATAACCACTAACCTGGGGGACTATCCTCATAAAAAGATTTTACTAACTTGGATTGACTATAAAAAAGATCCTATTTACGGCCTTAATCTATTACCTGATTTTATTAGACCCTTTGAAGACACCTTTCAATATGAATTAAAATTATTAAAAACTACATTAAAAGTATATTTAGAAAATACCCTTTTAATAAATCCGCGTGAAGAACAATGGTTATTAGATGGTATTCAAATATATTATTTAAGAAAATACGTGGAAGATTTTTATCCTGACCAAAAGATTTTAGGAAAGCTTGCTGATGTTTGGGGCGTTAGAGCTTTTCATGCTTCCGATTTAAAATTTAACGATCAATATCCTTTTTTATACATGCACATGGCACGTACAAATATTGATCAACCAATCGGTATGGCTAAGGATTCTTTATTAAAATTCAATAAAAATATTTCTAATAAATATAAGGCAGCTATCGGTTTAAACTATTTAAATGATTTTGTTGGAGATAATATAGTAGATCAAACACTAAGTGATTTTATTAAACAAACGAAGTTAAAAAGAACCACACCTAAAGATTTCAAATCTCTAATAACCTCTAAAACAGATAAAGACCTTAATTGGTTTTTTGATGATTATGTTGCGACTAATAAAAAAATAGATTTTAAAATCAAACGTGTTAAAAAAACAGAAGACTCCATTACCATCACTCTTAAAAACATAAGAAACAACGCTATGCCCATTTCTTTATTTACTTTAGAGAATGATAGCATTACCTCTAAACAATGGATTAATGGCTTTAATGGCACTAAAAAAGTTACAATTGCTAACACAAACGTTGATCAGTTAGCGTTAAATTACGATTATACCATACCCGAATTTAACCAACGTAATAACTATAAAAAATTAGATGGTTTTTTCTCCACTAACAAACCACTTCAATTTAGATTTTTTAAAGACATTGAAGACCCCAATTACAATCAGGTATTTTTTATGCCCGAATTTGAATACAACTTCTACGATGGCTTATCGCCTGGTATAAAATTGTATAATAAAACACTATTAAGCAAACGTCTTTTATACCAAATAAGTCCCAAATTTGGTTTTAAAAGTAAACAAGTGGTTGGAAGTGCTTCCTTAATTTACAATGCGAGACCGGAGGGTTCTGATAATTACAGAACTAAATATGGGCTCTCTGGTAATTATTATAATTACGCTCCTAACCTAGCCTACACCTCTTTTAAACCATTCATTGATTTCAATTTTAGAGACCATAAAAACCTAAGAGACAATAAACGTAAATACCTATCTTTTAGATATGTCAATATTAATAGAGAAATTGATCCTACAGGCGAATTTGAAACGACCGGAGAACCTAAGTACTCTGTTTTTAATGCTAAATTTGGAGTTATAGATAATAATTTAAAAGAGCATGCTTCTGTTTTTACAGATTTACAACTAGCTAAGGACTTTGGTAAAGTATCTGCCACATTAAAGTTCAGGAACTTAAATAAAAATAATAAGCAATTTAATGTCAGAGTATTCTCTGGTTTATTCCTCTACAATAATAGCTATCAAGATTCAGACTTTTTTAGTTTTGCTTTAGACCGTCCAACAGATTATTTATTTGATTATAATTACTTAGGTCGAAGCGAGCAAACAGGACTTTTAAGCCAACAACTTATTATTGCTGATGGTGGTTTTAAGTCCAAGTTAACGCACCCTTTTGCTAATCAATGGATGACCACCGTTAATACAAGTGCAACACTTTGGAGGTACATCATGCTATATGGTGATGCTGGAGTTATAAAAAATAAAACCTTTAGTCCAGAATTTGTGTATGACTCTGGTATTAGACTAAACTTAGTCGAAGATTATTTTGAACTCTATTTCCCCTTATACTCTAACTTAGGTTGGGAAATTGGACAACCTAATTACGATGAAAAAATCAGGTTTATCGTAACCCTCTCGCCTAAAACACTTTTAGGCTTATTTACCCGTCGTTGGTATTAG
- a CDS encoding TIGR00730 family Rossman fold protein: protein MTEEKHPKGWNEKKTNDSWAIFKIMGEFVNGFEKMSAIGPSVSIFGSARTKPDNKYYKLAEDVAAKIVNAGYGVITGGGPGIMEAGNKGAHLAGGTSVGLNIELPFEQHDNPYIDSDKSINFDYFFVRKVMFVKYSQGFVVMPGGFGTLDELFEAITLIQTNKIEKFPIILVGTDFWAGLMDWVKSTLLGKFSNISEKDLDLIHLVDTSEEVVTILDNFYKDYGLSPNF from the coding sequence ATGACAGAAGAAAAACATCCAAAAGGTTGGAATGAGAAAAAAACAAACGATTCTTGGGCGATTTTTAAAATCATGGGAGAGTTTGTTAATGGATTTGAAAAAATGAGTGCTATTGGACCATCGGTTTCAATTTTTGGCTCGGCACGTACCAAACCTGATAACAAGTATTACAAATTAGCAGAAGATGTCGCAGCAAAAATAGTCAATGCAGGTTACGGTGTTATTACTGGAGGTGGACCTGGTATTATGGAAGCTGGTAATAAAGGAGCGCATTTAGCTGGTGGTACATCTGTTGGATTAAATATAGAATTACCATTTGAACAACATGACAATCCATATATCGATTCTGATAAAAGCATCAATTTTGATTACTTTTTTGTTAGAAAAGTAATGTTTGTAAAATACTCTCAAGGATTTGTGGTTATGCCAGGAGGATTTGGAACATTGGACGAATTATTTGAAGCGATTACTTTAATACAAACTAACAAGATTGAAAAGTTTCCTATTATATTAGTTGGTACAGATTTCTGGGCTGGATTAATGGATTGGGTAAAATCAACGTTATTAGGGAAATTCTCAAATATTAGCGAAAAAGATCTAGACTTAATACATTTAGTAGATACGTCAGAAGAAGTTGTTACTATTTTAGATAATTTCTACAAAGATTATGGCTTAAGTCCTAATTTTTAA
- the uvrA gene encoding excinuclease ABC subunit UvrA yields MANFEENIEVKGARAHNLKNIDVTIPREKLVVITGLSGSGKSSLAFDTIYAEGQRRYIETFSAYARQFLGGLERPDVDKIDGLSPVIAIEQKTTSKSPRSTVGTITEIYDFLRLLYARGSDAYSFNTGEKMVSYSDDQIKQLISESYKGKRINILAPVVRSRKGHYRELFEQIAKQGFVKVRTDGEIKDLVKGMKLDRYKNHDIEIVIDRLKIDDDVDNDKRLTESINTAMYHGDDVLMVIDQDTQEARYFSRSLMCPSSGISYPNPEPNNFSFNSPKGACDNCNGIGTLYMVNETKIIPDDSLSIKAGALAPHGPEKKSWIFKQFETIAERYNFKLSDPYKSIPKEAKQIIMFGGNEKFSVESKTLGITRDYKIDFEGVANFIENQYENAESTTLKRWAKDYMDKVECPVCEGARLKKESLYFKVNGQNIAELANKDISDLAVWFKDLPKHLTKKQFKIAEEIIKEISARLQFLLDVGLDYLSVNRSSKSLSGGEAQRIRLATQIGSQLVGVLYILDEPSIGLHQRDNEKLINSLVSLRDIGNSVIVVEHDKDMIERADHVIDIGPRAGKHGGEIISQGTPKQLLKESTLTANYLNGKLKIEIPEKRREGNGLFLELKGCTGNNLKNVSVKFPLGKMIGVTGVSGSGKSTLINETLYPILNAYYFNGVKKPMPYKSIKGLEHIDKVIDINQSPIGRTPRSNPATYTKTFDEIRSLFAKIPEAMIRGYKPGRFSFNVKGGRCETCKGGGLRVIEMNFLPDVYVECETCQGKRFNRETLEIRYKGKSISDVLNMTINDGVDFFENIPKIYRKLKTIKDVGLGYITLGQQSTTLSGGEAQRIKLATELSKRDTGNTFYILDEPTTGLHFEDIRVLMIVLNELANKGNTVLIIEHNLDVIKTVDHIIDIGYEGGKGGGKVIVEGTPEHVAKHKKSYTAKFLKKELM; encoded by the coding sequence ATGGCTAATTTTGAAGAAAACATAGAGGTTAAAGGTGCTAGAGCGCATAACCTTAAAAATATAGATGTCACCATTCCTCGTGAAAAACTAGTCGTTATTACTGGTCTCTCAGGTAGTGGTAAGTCGTCTTTAGCATTTGATACGATTTATGCGGAAGGACAACGTCGTTACATCGAAACGTTTTCTGCTTATGCCAGACAATTTTTAGGAGGCCTAGAACGTCCAGATGTTGATAAAATTGATGGTTTATCGCCTGTCATTGCTATCGAGCAAAAAACAACGAGTAAATCGCCACGATCTACGGTTGGTACCATTACCGAAATTTATGACTTTTTACGTTTATTATATGCTAGAGGTAGTGATGCCTATAGTTTTAACACTGGCGAAAAAATGGTGAGTTATAGTGACGACCAAATCAAACAATTAATTTCTGAAAGTTATAAAGGCAAACGTATTAATATTTTAGCGCCGGTAGTCCGTTCTAGAAAAGGGCATTATCGCGAATTATTTGAGCAAATAGCCAAACAAGGCTTTGTAAAAGTACGTACCGATGGAGAGATTAAAGATTTAGTTAAAGGCATGAAACTGGATCGTTATAAAAATCATGATATCGAAATTGTTATTGATCGTTTAAAAATTGACGATGATGTTGATAATGATAAGCGTTTAACCGAAAGTATTAATACGGCCATGTATCATGGAGATGATGTACTAATGGTTATCGATCAAGACACCCAAGAAGCGCGTTATTTTAGTCGTAGTTTAATGTGTCCAAGTTCGGGTATTTCTTACCCAAATCCAGAACCTAACAATTTTTCGTTTAACTCGCCAAAAGGGGCTTGCGATAATTGTAATGGTATCGGAACCTTATATATGGTCAATGAGACCAAGATTATTCCTGATGATTCTTTATCCATAAAAGCAGGTGCTTTAGCCCCTCATGGTCCTGAAAAAAAGAGTTGGATTTTCAAACAATTTGAAACCATTGCAGAACGTTATAATTTTAAACTAAGTGATCCTTATAAATCTATCCCGAAGGAAGCCAAACAAATTATTATGTTTGGAGGAAATGAAAAATTTTCTGTAGAAAGTAAAACATTAGGTATTACTAGAGATTATAAAATTGACTTTGAAGGTGTTGCCAATTTTATTGAAAATCAATATGAAAATGCAGAATCAACCACTCTTAAACGGTGGGCGAAAGATTACATGGACAAGGTGGAATGTCCCGTTTGTGAAGGTGCCAGACTAAAAAAAGAATCTTTATACTTTAAAGTTAATGGGCAAAACATTGCTGAATTAGCAAATAAAGACATTAGTGACTTAGCGGTTTGGTTTAAAGACTTACCAAAACATTTAACTAAGAAGCAATTTAAAATTGCGGAAGAAATTATAAAAGAAATTAGTGCTAGACTTCAATTTTTATTAGATGTTGGTTTAGATTATTTATCGGTAAACCGAAGTTCTAAATCCTTATCCGGTGGTGAAGCACAACGTATTAGATTAGCCACACAAATTGGATCACAACTTGTTGGTGTGCTTTATATTTTAGACGAACCCAGTATCGGTTTACACCAACGTGATAACGAAAAACTAATCAATAGTCTAGTTTCCTTACGTGATATAGGAAACTCCGTTATCGTCGTAGAGCATGATAAAGATATGATAGAACGTGCCGATCATGTAATAGATATCGGCCCTAGAGCAGGTAAACATGGTGGAGAAATTATTAGCCAAGGCACGCCTAAACAATTACTTAAAGAAAGTACGCTAACCGCTAATTACCTTAATGGAAAACTAAAAATAGAGATTCCTGAAAAGCGTCGTGAAGGTAATGGGCTCTTTCTAGAGCTAAAAGGCTGTACAGGAAATAACTTAAAAAATGTATCCGTTAAGTTTCCATTAGGAAAAATGATTGGGGTAACAGGTGTTTCTGGTAGTGGTAAATCGACTTTAATTAACGAAACCCTCTACCCGATTTTAAATGCGTATTATTTTAACGGTGTTAAAAAACCAATGCCGTACAAAAGCATAAAAGGTTTAGAACATATCGATAAAGTTATTGATATTAACCAATCACCAATTGGTCGTACGCCAAGAAGTAATCCTGCGACCTACACCAAAACCTTTGACGAAATCCGTAGTTTATTTGCCAAAATACCAGAAGCTATGATCCGTGGCTATAAACCTGGACGATTTAGTTTTAATGTTAAAGGTGGGCGTTGCGAAACTTGTAAAGGTGGCGGTTTACGTGTTATTGAAATGAATTTTCTACCTGATGTATATGTAGAATGTGAAACTTGTCAAGGGAAACGTTTTAATCGTGAAACATTAGAAATTAGATATAAAGGAAAAAGCATTAGTGATGTTTTAAACATGACCATTAATGATGGGGTTGATTTTTTTGAAAACATTCCTAAAATTTACAGAAAGTTAAAAACGATTAAAGATGTTGGTTTAGGTTATATTACCTTGGGACAACAAAGTACAACGCTGTCTGGTGGAGAAGCACAACGTATAAAACTGGCAACAGAATTAAGTAAACGTGACACCGGAAATACGTTTTACATTTTAGACGAACCAACAACAGGACTTCACTTTGAGGATATTAGAGTGTTAATGATTGTTTTAAATGAATTAGCCAATAAAGGCAATACCGTTTTAATTATAGAGCATAATCTTGACGTTATTAAAACCGTAGACCATATTATTGATATTGGCTACGAAGGCGGAAAAGGTGGTGGAAAAGTGATTGTAGAAGGTACACCTGAACACGTTGCAAAACATAAAAAAAGTTACACTGCTAAGTTTTTGAAAAAAGAACTTATGTAA
- a CDS encoding thiamine pyrophosphate-dependent enzyme, protein MQTKANTKKDLSFEDFKTEVLNDYHIAVTSRECSLLGRREVLTGKAKFGIFGDGKEVPQLAMAKAFKNGDFRSGYYRDQTFMMAIGELTIQQFFSGLYANTDLAEEPMSAGRQMGGHFATHSLDANGNWKNLTKQKNSSADISPTAGQMPRLLGLAQASKIYRNVKGIDTTNFSVEGNEVAWGTIGNASTSEGLFFETINAAGVLQVPMVISVWDDDYGISVHARHQTTKENISEILKGFQRDKTSKGYEILRVKGWDYANLMATYEEAAKIAREEHVPVLIHVNELTQPQGHSTSGSHERYKDKDRLNWEAKNDCNVKMREWLIENNIATDEELLTIEKNIKKDVRDAKKLAWTSYLKPALSERAELTTLLKTVANSSPNKVFIEKLANDLAETTEPSRKDSASAARRALRYIIAENTTEKQQLIDWIDSFFAKVQPLYSSDLYNESKTAAIHIKEVKPTYDQATEEVDARVVLRENFDHIFNKYPETLIFGEDAGKIGDVNQGLEGLQDKYGELRVSDVGIREATILGQGIGMAMRGLRPIAEIQYLDYIMYALQIISDDLATLRYRTKGRQKAPLIIRTRGHRLEGIWHSGSQMGGVLNLVRGIHVLVPRNMTKAAGFYNTLLKSDEPALVVECLNGYRLKEQLPTNIGEFKTPIGVVETVKEGADITLVSYGSTLRIVQQAAIELAEVGIDAEIIDVQSLLPFDLNHDIVKSVQKTNRLMVIDEDVPGGASAYILDEILNKQDAFKYLDSQPKTLAAKQHRPAYGTDGDYFSKPSTEDVFEAIYAVMHEANPSNFPKLR, encoded by the coding sequence ATGCAAACAAAAGCTAACACCAAAAAAGACTTGTCTTTTGAAGATTTTAAAACTGAAGTACTAAATGACTATCACATTGCTGTTACCAGTCGTGAGTGTAGTTTATTAGGACGTCGAGAGGTGTTAACCGGAAAGGCTAAGTTTGGGATTTTTGGAGATGGTAAAGAAGTGCCACAATTAGCAATGGCTAAAGCTTTTAAAAACGGAGACTTTAGATCTGGTTATTATCGTGACCAAACGTTTATGATGGCTATTGGAGAATTAACTATTCAGCAGTTTTTCTCAGGATTATACGCTAATACAGATTTAGCTGAAGAGCCTATGTCTGCAGGTCGCCAAATGGGTGGTCACTTTGCAACACATAGTTTAGATGCTAATGGTAATTGGAAAAACCTTACCAAACAAAAAAATTCAAGTGCAGACATCTCTCCTACTGCAGGACAAATGCCTAGACTTTTAGGCTTAGCACAAGCTTCTAAAATTTATAGAAACGTAAAAGGTATTGATACGACTAACTTTTCTGTTGAAGGAAATGAAGTCGCTTGGGGTACTATTGGTAATGCAAGTACAAGTGAAGGTTTATTTTTTGAAACCATAAATGCTGCAGGTGTTTTACAAGTCCCTATGGTTATAAGTGTTTGGGATGACGACTATGGTATCTCTGTACACGCAAGACATCAAACTACAAAAGAAAATATATCTGAAATCCTTAAAGGATTTCAACGTGATAAAACAAGTAAAGGTTACGAAATTTTACGTGTTAAAGGTTGGGATTATGCGAACTTAATGGCAACCTATGAAGAAGCTGCAAAAATAGCAAGAGAAGAGCACGTTCCTGTTTTAATACATGTTAACGAATTAACACAACCTCAAGGTCACTCTACTTCAGGGTCACACGAGCGTTACAAAGATAAAGACCGTTTAAACTGGGAAGCAAAAAACGACTGTAACGTCAAAATGCGTGAGTGGTTAATAGAAAATAATATCGCAACTGACGAAGAGTTATTGACTATTGAAAAAAACATTAAAAAAGACGTTAGAGATGCTAAAAAATTAGCATGGACTAGTTACTTAAAACCGGCTTTATCGGAAAGAGCAGAATTAACAACACTGTTAAAAACAGTTGCTAATTCTAGTCCCAATAAAGTATTTATAGAAAAACTAGCAAATGATTTAGCTGAAACGACTGAGCCAAGTAGAAAAGATTCTGCGTCAGCTGCAAGACGCGCTTTACGTTATATTATTGCTGAAAACACAACCGAAAAACAGCAATTAATAGATTGGATTGATAGCTTTTTTGCTAAAGTGCAACCTTTATATAGTTCAGACTTATATAATGAAAGCAAAACAGCAGCTATTCATATCAAAGAAGTTAAACCAACATATGACCAAGCTACTGAAGAAGTTGATGCTCGTGTGGTTTTAAGAGAAAACTTCGACCATATATTTAACAAATACCCTGAAACTTTAATTTTTGGAGAAGATGCAGGAAAGATTGGTGATGTTAATCAAGGTTTAGAAGGTTTACAAGACAAATATGGAGAATTACGTGTCTCTGATGTTGGTATTAGAGAAGCGACTATTTTAGGTCAAGGTATTGGTATGGCAATGCGTGGTTTACGCCCAATTGCTGAAATCCAATATTTAGATTATATCATGTATGCCCTTCAAATTATAAGTGATGATTTAGCAACTTTACGTTACAGAACAAAAGGCCGTCAAAAGGCACCATTAATAATCCGTACTCGTGGTCACAGATTGGAAGGTATTTGGCATTCAGGTTCTCAAATGGGAGGGGTTTTAAATTTAGTACGAGGAATACATGTTTTAGTACCAAGAAACATGACTAAAGCTGCTGGTTTTTACAACACGTTATTAAAAAGTGACGAGCCTGCTTTAGTCGTAGAATGTTTAAATGGTTATAGATTAAAAGAACAACTGCCGACTAATATTGGAGAATTTAAAACACCAATTGGTGTGGTCGAAACAGTTAAAGAAGGTGCCGATATTACTTTAGTATCTTATGGGTCAACATTAAGAATTGTACAACAAGCAGCCATAGAGTTAGCTGAAGTTGGTATTGATGCAGAGATTATTGATGTACAATCCTTATTACCTTTTGACCTTAATCATGACATTGTTAAAAGTGTTCAAAAAACAAACCGTTTAATGGTGATAGACGAAGATGTACCAGGAGGTGCTTCTGCTTATATTTTAGACGAAATATTAAATAAACAAGACGCTTTTAAATATCTAGACAGTCAGCCAAAAACACTGGCAGCTAAGCAACACAGACCGGCTTATGGTACTGATGGAGATTACTTCTCTAAACCATCTACAGAAGATGTCTTTGAAGCTATTTATGCTGTAATGCATGAAGCAAATCCTAGTAATTTTCCTAAATTGAGATAA